In one window of Alphaproteobacteria bacterium DNA:
- a CDS encoding helicase HerA-like domain-containing protein codes for MPRAGRVRVARVAAGRAPGAMAQAIERGRRRRGADRPGAAGDGPINRPAAVRADGGWASPRAARPAPEWRQERRPGRGRRRLQGRRQRRRQGRRRFRPRERQPDRPGDRAPDRPAARNAPPERQYSYGRQARRHAGDDDGWGAKPARASNRQSVGEAFAKSLARSAGSQIGRQVMRGLLGSIFGR; via the coding sequence ATGCCCCGGGCGGGCAGGGTGCGGGTGGCCCGGGTGGCGGCGGGCAGGGCGCCCGGCGCTATGGCGCAGGCGATCGAGCGCGGCCGGCGGCGGCGCGGCGCCGACCGGCCGGGTGCCGCCGGCGACGGGCCGATCAACCGCCCCGCCGCCGTGCGCGCCGACGGCGGCTGGGCCTCGCCCCGCGCGGCCCGGCCGGCGCCGGAATGGCGACAGGAACGGCGACCGGGCCGGGGACGCAGGCGGCTTCAGGGGCGGCGACAGCGACGACGGCAGGGACGACGACGCTTCCGCCCGCGCGAGCGCCAGCCCGACCGCCCAGGCGACCGCGCCCCCGACCGGCCCGCGGCACGCAACGCGCCGCCCGAACGCCAGTACAGCTACGGCCGCCAGGCCCGCCGCCACGCCGGCGACGACGACGGCTGGGGCGCCAAGCCCGCCCGCGCCTCCAACCGCCAGTCCGTCGGCGAAGCCTTCGCCAAGTCCCTGGCCCGCAGCGCCGGCAGCCAGATCGGCAGGCAGGTCATGCGCGGGCTGCTGGGCTCGATCTTCGGGCGGTAG
- a CDS encoding DUF4332 domain-containing protein, translating into MSYSILDIEGIGPANGKKLKAAGIATTAALLKRCGSAKGRKEAAGATGFSEAQLLKWANMADLMRVRGVGEEYSELLEAAGVDTVKELRNRKAENLAARMGEVNAAKKLVRQLPSVKQVTRWVEHAKTLDPAISH; encoded by the coding sequence ATGAGCTACAGCATCCTCGACATCGAAGGCATCGGGCCGGCCAACGGCAAGAAGCTGAAGGCGGCCGGCATCGCCACCACCGCGGCGCTGCTGAAGCGCTGCGGCAGCGCGAAGGGCCGCAAGGAAGCGGCCGGCGCCACCGGCTTCTCCGAGGCGCAGCTGCTGAAGTGGGCCAACATGGCCGACCTGATGCGGGTGCGCGGCGTCGGCGAGGAATATTCCGAACTGCTCGAGGCCGCCGGCGTCGACACGGTCAAGGAACTGCGCAACCGCAAGGCCGAGAACCTGGCCGCCCGCATGGGCGAGGTCAACGCCGCCAAGAAGCTGGTCCGCCAGCTGCCCTCCGTCAAACAGGTCACCCGCTGGGTCGAGCACGCCAAGACCCTGGATCCCGCCATCAGTCACTGA